From Streptomyces sp. 6-11-2, one genomic window encodes:
- a CDS encoding bifunctional aldolase/short-chain dehydrogenase codes for MSLHPEASTLLARSHRLGADPRNTNYAGGNASAKGTGTDPVTGADVELMWVKGSGGDLGTLTEAGLAVLRLDRLRALKDVYPGVEREDEMVAAFDYCLHGRGGAAPSIDTAMHGLVGAPHVDHLHPDSGIALACAADGEKLTAECFGDRVVWVPWRRPGFQLGLDIAAVREANPRAIGCVLGGHGITAWGADSEECERNSLHIIRTAGDFLAERGKPEPFGAVVAGYEALPEDERKERAAALAPHVRAIASRDRAQVGHFSDAYDVLDFLSRARHPRLAALGTSCPDHFLRTKIRPLVLDLPPTAPPAQAIARLKELHAEYREEYTAYYRRHALPDSPAMRGADPAIVLVPGVGMFSFGKDKQTARVAGEFYVNAVNVMRGAEAVSAYTPIEESEKFRIEYWALEEAKLRRMPAPKPLATRVALVTGAGSGIGRAIARRLVDEGACVVVADLNARNAAAVAEELGGPDKAVAVTVDVTDEEQIAGAFEAALRAFGGVDLVVNNAGISVSKPLLETSAEDWDLQHDIMARGSFLVSREAARVMIAQGLGGDIVYIASKNAVFAGPKNIAYAATKADQAHQVRLLAAELGEHGIRVNGVNPDGVVRGSGIFAGGWGAQRAAVYGVPEEKLGEFYAQRTLLKREVLPEHVANAVFALTGGELTHTTGLHVPVDAGVAAAFLR; via the coding sequence ATGTCACTTCACCCCGAAGCCTCCACCCTTCTCGCCCGGTCCCATCGGCTCGGCGCCGATCCCCGTAACACCAACTACGCGGGCGGCAACGCGTCCGCGAAGGGCACCGGCACCGATCCCGTCACCGGCGCTGACGTGGAGCTGATGTGGGTGAAGGGGTCCGGGGGCGACCTCGGGACACTCACCGAGGCCGGGCTCGCCGTGCTGCGGCTGGACCGGCTGCGGGCGCTGAAGGACGTCTACCCGGGCGTCGAGCGCGAGGACGAGATGGTCGCCGCGTTCGACTACTGCCTGCACGGCAGGGGAGGGGCGGCTCCCTCCATCGACACCGCCATGCACGGGCTGGTCGGCGCCCCGCACGTGGACCATCTGCACCCCGACTCCGGTATCGCCCTCGCCTGTGCCGCCGACGGGGAGAAGCTGACCGCCGAGTGCTTCGGGGACCGTGTGGTGTGGGTGCCGTGGCGGCGGCCCGGGTTCCAGCTGGGGCTGGACATCGCGGCGGTCAGGGAGGCCAATCCGCGGGCGATCGGCTGTGTGCTCGGCGGGCACGGGATCACCGCGTGGGGCGCGGACTCCGAGGAGTGCGAGCGCAACTCGCTGCACATCATCCGCACCGCCGGGGACTTCCTCGCCGAACGCGGGAAGCCCGAGCCGTTCGGGGCGGTGGTCGCGGGGTACGAGGCGCTGCCCGAGGACGAGCGGAAGGAGCGGGCCGCCGCCCTGGCGCCCCACGTACGTGCGATCGCCTCGCGGGACAGGGCCCAGGTCGGGCACTTCAGCGATGCGTACGACGTGCTCGACTTCCTCTCCCGTGCCCGGCATCCGCGGCTCGCCGCGCTCGGCACCTCCTGTCCCGACCACTTCCTGCGGACCAAGATCCGGCCGCTCGTGCTCGACCTGCCGCCGACGGCTCCGCCCGCGCAGGCGATCGCCCGGCTGAAGGAGCTGCATGCCGAGTACCGCGAGGAGTACACCGCCTACTACCGGAGGCATGCCCTGCCCGACTCCCCCGCGATGCGCGGCGCGGACCCGGCCATCGTGCTCGTGCCGGGCGTCGGCATGTTCTCCTTCGGCAAGGACAAGCAGACGGCCCGAGTGGCCGGCGAGTTCTACGTCAACGCCGTCAACGTCATGCGGGGCGCGGAGGCCGTGTCGGCGTACACGCCGATCGAGGAGTCGGAGAAGTTCCGTATCGAGTACTGGGCGCTGGAGGAGGCCAAACTCCGGCGGATGCCCGCGCCGAAGCCCCTCGCGACACGCGTCGCACTCGTCACCGGCGCGGGCAGCGGCATCGGCAGGGCGATCGCGCGGCGGCTCGTCGACGAAGGCGCGTGCGTCGTGGTCGCCGATCTGAACGCTCGCAACGCCGCCGCCGTCGCCGAGGAGCTGGGCGGGCCCGACAAGGCGGTCGCCGTGACGGTGGACGTGACGGACGAGGAGCAGATCGCGGGTGCCTTCGAGGCGGCGCTCCGCGCCTTCGGCGGGGTGGACCTGGTCGTCAACAACGCCGGCATCTCGGTCTCCAAGCCGTTGCTGGAGACCTCGGCCGAGGACTGGGACCTCCAGCACGACATCATGGCGCGCGGGTCGTTCCTGGTCTCGCGGGAAGCGGCGCGGGTGATGATCGCGCAGGGACTGGGCGGTGACATCGTCTACATCGCTTCCAAGAACGCCGTGTTCGCCGGGCCCAAGAACATCGCCTACGCGGCCACCAAGGCCGACCAGGCACATCAAGTGCGGCTACTGGCGGCCGAGTTGGGTGAACACGGGATCCGGGTCAACGGGGTCAACCCGGACGGGGTCGTCCGCGGCTCCGGGATCTTCGCGGGTGGCTGGGGCGCACAGCGGGCCGCCGTGTACGGAGTGCCGGAGGAGAAGCTCGGCGAGTTCTACGCCCAGCGGACGCTGCTGAAGCGGGAGGTGCTGCCCGAGCACGTCGCGAACGCCGTCTTCGCGCTGACCGGCGGGGAGCTGACCCACACCACGGGGCTGCACGTCCCGGTCGACGCCGGCGTCGCGGCCGCCTTCCTGCGATGA
- a CDS encoding rhamnulokinase family protein, whose translation MKAYAAVDLGASSGRVMVGRVGRDRLELTEAHRFPNRPVRLPEGLRWDVLSLYAGVLDGLRAAGRVDSIGIDGWAVDYGLLDADGALLGNPVHYRDTRTEGVARKVRATMPAAELYAATGIQYAPFNTLYQLAAARSSPQLATARRLLLLPDLLTYWLTGEQGTELTNASTTQLVDPRTHDWSYEVAARLGIDLDLFAPLRRPGDPAGVLRPEVLRETGLSGPVPVTTVASHDTASAVAAVPAGGERFAYICTGTWSLAGLELDAPVLTEDSRAANFTNELGLDGTVRYLRNIMGLWLLQECVRAWGDPDLGELLREAAEVPALRSVVDAGDAAFLAPGRMPERIAAACRASGQPVPGSPAEIARCVLDSLALAHRRAVAEARRLADRPVDVVHIVGGGARNALLCRLTADACGLPVVAGPAEAAALGNVLVQARTHGLVGDRAGMRTLLARTQPLVRYEPGGDAAAWRAAEARLAAVTP comes from the coding sequence GTGAAGGCGTACGCCGCCGTCGACCTCGGCGCGTCCAGTGGCCGGGTCATGGTCGGCCGGGTCGGCCGCGACCGGTTGGAGCTGACCGAGGCGCACCGCTTCCCCAATCGGCCGGTGCGGCTTCCCGAGGGTCTGCGCTGGGACGTGCTCAGCCTGTACGCCGGGGTGCTGGACGGGCTGCGGGCGGCGGGCCGGGTGGACTCCATCGGCATCGACGGCTGGGCCGTGGACTACGGCCTGCTCGACGCGGACGGCGCCCTGCTCGGCAATCCCGTCCATTACCGCGACACGCGCACCGAGGGCGTGGCGCGGAAGGTCCGGGCGACGATGCCGGCCGCCGAGCTGTACGCGGCGACCGGCATCCAGTACGCGCCCTTCAACACCCTGTACCAGCTGGCGGCGGCCCGCTCCTCTCCCCAACTCGCCACCGCGCGACGTCTGCTGCTGCTCCCCGACCTGCTGACGTACTGGCTCACGGGCGAGCAGGGCACCGAACTCACCAACGCCTCGACCACCCAGCTCGTCGACCCGCGCACGCACGACTGGTCGTACGAGGTCGCGGCCCGGCTGGGCATCGACCTGGACCTGTTCGCGCCGCTGCGCCGGCCCGGGGATCCGGCGGGCGTGCTGCGGCCCGAGGTGCTGCGGGAGACCGGGCTGAGCGGGCCCGTGCCGGTGACGACCGTCGCCTCGCACGACACGGCGTCCGCGGTGGCCGCCGTGCCCGCCGGCGGGGAACGCTTCGCGTACATCTGCACGGGCACCTGGTCGCTGGCCGGTCTGGAGCTGGACGCGCCGGTGCTCACCGAGGACAGCCGCGCCGCCAACTTCACCAACGAGCTCGGGCTCGACGGCACGGTCCGCTATTTGCGCAACATCATGGGGCTGTGGCTGCTCCAGGAGTGCGTACGGGCCTGGGGCGACCCGGATCTGGGCGAGCTGCTGCGGGAGGCTGCCGAGGTGCCCGCGCTCCGGTCGGTCGTGGACGCGGGCGACGCCGCCTTCCTCGCGCCGGGCCGGATGCCGGAGCGGATCGCGGCGGCCTGCCGGGCCTCCGGTCAGCCGGTGCCCGGCTCCCCCGCCGAGATCGCCCGCTGCGTCCTCGACTCCCTCGCCCTCGCCCACCGCCGGGCGGTCGCCGAGGCGCGGCGGCTGGCCGACCGGCCCGTCGACGTCGTGCACATCGTGGGCGGGGGCGCCCGCAACGCCCTGCTGTGCCGGCTGACCGCCGACGCGTGCGGGCTGCCCGTGGTCGCCGGGCCGGCCGAGGCGGCGGCCCTCGGCAACGTCCTGGTGCAGGCCCGGACGCACGGGCTCGTCGGCGACCGGGCCGGGATGCGGACCCTGCTCGCCCGGACACAGCCGCTCGTGCGGTACGAGCCGGGCGGCGACGCGGCGGCCTGGCGCGCGGCCGAGGCCCGGCTCGCCGCCGTCACGCCGTGA
- a CDS encoding LUD domain-containing protein, which translates to MSSRDRILGRVRRALVDVPPDDAPPPVPERPGRHPRYEREVSRDYLRQHGDRNTEETVDLLAENLADYRAIVHRCDAEELPRLIAHLLGERGSNTVLVPPALEQGWLTAIEVTLVADRPDSTPHELDRVDSVVTGCAVAVAETGTLVLDGSPDQGRRRITLVPDHHICVVRVPGQVVSSVPQALERLDPTRPLTWISGPSATSDIELDRVEGVHGPRTLEVVLVSGE; encoded by the coding sequence GTGAGCAGCAGGGACCGGATCCTGGGCCGGGTACGGCGCGCCCTGGTGGACGTACCGCCGGACGACGCTCCCCCACCAGTGCCCGAACGGCCCGGGAGGCACCCCCGGTACGAGCGGGAGGTCTCCCGCGACTATCTGCGGCAGCACGGCGACCGGAACACCGAGGAGACGGTGGACCTGCTCGCCGAGAACCTGGCCGACTACCGGGCGATCGTGCACCGCTGCGACGCGGAGGAGCTGCCCCGGCTGATCGCCCACCTGCTCGGCGAACGGGGCTCGAACACCGTCCTGGTGCCGCCCGCACTGGAGCAGGGCTGGCTGACCGCCATCGAGGTCACCCTGGTCGCGGACCGGCCGGACAGCACCCCGCACGAACTCGACCGGGTCGACAGCGTCGTCACCGGCTGCGCTGTCGCCGTCGCCGAGACCGGCACCCTCGTCCTGGACGGTTCCCCCGATCAGGGCCGGCGCCGGATCACGCTCGTCCCCGACCACCACATCTGTGTGGTGCGCGTCCCGGGCCAGGTCGTCTCCTCCGTGCCGCAGGCACTGGAGCGCCTCGACCCGACCCGGCCGCTGACCTGGATCTCCGGCCCCTCCGCCACCAGTGACATCGAACTGGACCGGGTGGAGGGCGTGCACGGGCCGCGCACCCTGGAGGTGGTGCTGGTGAGCGGTGAGTGA
- a CDS encoding cupin domain-containing protein translates to MLEVKTVEKPDERRDFPRGHLEAVHLTGLDFAVATFEPGWRWSESVGPIAGTRSCLVHHNSYVVQGRMHLAMDDGGEAEVGPGDAFVCSPGHDAWVVGDEQVVLYDFAGPMAQRYAKPGGV, encoded by the coding sequence ATGCTGGAAGTGAAGACGGTCGAGAAGCCGGACGAGCGGCGCGACTTCCCACGGGGCCACCTCGAAGCCGTCCATCTCACGGGACTCGACTTCGCCGTGGCCACCTTCGAACCGGGCTGGCGCTGGTCCGAGTCGGTCGGCCCGATCGCCGGGACGCGCAGCTGCCTGGTCCACCACAACAGCTATGTCGTACAGGGCCGCATGCACCTGGCCATGGACGACGGCGGCGAGGCCGAGGTGGGCCCGGGCGACGCCTTCGTCTGCTCGCCCGGACACGACGCCTGGGTCGTGGGCGACGAGCAGGTCGTGCTGTACGACTTCGCGGGGCCCATGGCACAGCGGTACGCGAAGCCGGGCGGGGTGTAG
- the rhaI gene encoding L-rhamnose isomerase — translation MTELAAVKAALKTQAVETPSWAYGNSGTRFKVFAQAGVPRTPWEKVDDAAQVHAVTGVAPAVALHIPWDRVDDYAALARHAEDRGLTLGAINSNTFQDDDYKLGSVCHPDAAVRRKAVDHLLECVDIMDATGSGDLKLWFADGTNYPGQDDVRGRQDRLAQGLAEVYERLGEGQRMLLEYKLFEPAFYTTDVPDWGTAYAHCLKLGPKARVVVDTGHHAPGTNIEFIVATLLREERLGGFDFNSRFYADDDLMAGAADPFQLFRIMYEVVRGGGFTPEVAFMLDQCHNVEAKIPAIIRSVMNVQEATAKALLVDRNALSVAQDSGDVLEANAVLMDAYNTDVRPLLREVREEMGLDPEPLAAYRRSGWAEKIVADRVGGRPAGWGA, via the coding sequence GTGACCGAGCTCGCCGCGGTGAAGGCCGCCCTCAAGACCCAGGCCGTCGAGACGCCGTCGTGGGCGTACGGGAACTCGGGGACCCGCTTCAAGGTGTTCGCGCAGGCGGGCGTGCCGCGAACGCCCTGGGAGAAGGTGGACGACGCGGCCCAGGTGCACGCCGTCACCGGCGTCGCGCCGGCCGTCGCGCTGCACATCCCGTGGGACAGGGTCGACGACTACGCGGCGCTCGCCCGGCACGCCGAGGACCGCGGCCTGACGCTGGGCGCGATCAACTCCAACACCTTCCAGGACGACGACTACAAGCTCGGCAGCGTCTGCCATCCGGACGCGGCGGTGCGGCGCAAGGCGGTCGACCACCTGCTGGAGTGCGTCGACATCATGGACGCCACCGGATCCGGCGATCTGAAGCTCTGGTTCGCCGACGGCACGAACTACCCCGGCCAGGACGACGTGCGGGGACGGCAGGACCGGCTGGCCCAGGGGCTGGCCGAGGTGTACGAGCGGCTCGGCGAGGGGCAGCGGATGCTGCTGGAGTACAAGCTCTTCGAGCCGGCCTTCTACACCACGGACGTCCCGGACTGGGGAACGGCGTACGCACACTGCCTGAAGCTGGGACCGAAGGCGCGGGTCGTGGTGGACACCGGGCACCACGCCCCGGGCACGAACATCGAGTTCATCGTCGCCACCCTGCTGCGGGAGGAGAGGCTCGGCGGGTTCGACTTCAACTCCCGGTTCTACGCCGACGACGACCTGATGGCGGGCGCGGCCGATCCCTTCCAGCTGTTCCGGATCATGTACGAGGTGGTGCGCGGGGGCGGGTTCACGCCCGAGGTCGCGTTCATGCTCGACCAGTGCCACAACGTCGAGGCGAAGATCCCGGCGATCATCCGGTCCGTGATGAACGTCCAGGAGGCGACGGCCAAGGCGTTGCTGGTGGACCGGAACGCGTTGTCCGTCGCACAGGACTCCGGGGATGTGCTCGAGGCCAACGCCGTGTTGATGGACGCGTACAACACGGACGTGCGGCCGTTGCTGCGTGAGGTGCGGGAGGAGATGGGACTGGACCCCGAGCCTCTTGCGGCGTATCGCCGGTCGGGGTGGGCGGAGAAGATCGTCGCCGATCGGGTGGGGGGCCGACCGGCCGGGTGGGGGGCGTAG
- a CDS encoding cytochrome c oxidase assembly protein encodes MIPEAVTELSAGQLAEPTLGRLLSSWQADVPALAVVAVLGGLYGWGVLRLRRRGRSWSPARTAAFALLGLGTLVVATMSALAVYDHVLFWPAAVQNILLDLVAPLGLALGDPLRLAVEALPEARAARVRRAMTGRLVRVLTFPLVSTALVLASELVVYFTPYFATALRVGWLHEVMYLHLLTAGCLFVVPVLSHERALPSWCTHPVRAALVFLDGIVDAVPGVVVMTHGTLIAGAWYQHHAPAWATDVHHDQQIGGGAMLSIAELVALPFILAILVQWARAERVQNAALDRRLDQELARVAVPSRQAGEQVPASAPALVRPWWETEQNEVADRIRRQRGTG; translated from the coding sequence ATGATTCCTGAGGCGGTGACCGAACTGTCGGCCGGGCAACTCGCCGAACCGACCCTCGGTCGTCTGCTGTCCTCGTGGCAGGCCGACGTCCCGGCGCTGGCCGTGGTGGCCGTCCTGGGCGGACTGTACGGCTGGGGCGTGCTGCGGCTGCGCAGACGCGGCAGGAGCTGGTCGCCCGCCCGTACCGCCGCCTTCGCGCTGCTCGGACTGGGCACGCTGGTGGTGGCCACGATGTCGGCGCTGGCCGTGTACGACCACGTCCTGTTCTGGCCCGCCGCCGTGCAGAACATCCTGCTCGACCTGGTCGCTCCCCTCGGCCTGGCCCTCGGCGACCCGCTGCGGCTCGCGGTGGAGGCGTTGCCGGAGGCCAGGGCGGCGCGGGTCCGTCGGGCGATGACCGGGCGGCTGGTGCGGGTGCTCACCTTTCCCCTGGTCAGTACGGCCCTCGTGCTCGCCAGCGAACTCGTCGTGTACTTCACGCCGTACTTCGCCACCGCGCTGCGCGTCGGCTGGCTGCACGAGGTGATGTACCTGCATCTGCTCACTGCGGGCTGTCTGTTCGTCGTCCCGGTGCTCAGCCACGAGCGGGCGCTGCCGTCCTGGTGCACCCATCCGGTGCGGGCCGCGCTGGTGTTCCTGGACGGCATCGTCGACGCGGTACCGGGTGTCGTGGTGATGACCCACGGGACGCTGATCGCGGGGGCCTGGTACCAGCACCACGCGCCCGCCTGGGCCACGGACGTCCACCACGACCAGCAGATCGGCGGCGGCGCGATGCTCAGCATCGCCGAACTGGTCGCGCTTCCCTTCATCCTGGCGATCCTGGTGCAGTGGGCGCGTGCCGAACGCGTCCAGAACGCCGCCCTCGACCGCCGCCTCGACCAGGAACTCGCCCGCGTCGCCGTACCGTCCCGGCAGGCCGGCGAACAGGTTCCGGCGTCCGCGCCCGCGCTCGTCCGCCCCTGGTGGGAGACCGAGCAGAACGAGGTGGCCGACAGGATCAGGCGGCAGCGCGGCACGGGCTGA
- a CDS encoding bifunctional UDP-sugar hydrolase/5'-nucleotidase, which translates to MSPTHSRRPAPRRALIAALATAATLATAGALVAANPALAGSDANSAPLKDLQLLAINDFHGNLEPPAGSSGRVTERQADGTTKDIDAGGVEYLASSLRTARKGHDRSLTVAAGDIVGASPLLSGLFHDEPTVEAMNKLGLDVTGVGNHEFDEGKDELLRLQNGGCHPVDGCYDQGRKFKGADYPILSANVINEKTGKPLLKPYVVQNVKGAKVGFIGVTLKGTPDVVTAAGVKGLKFLDEAETINKYTKELQQQGIHAIVALVHEGGFPASSAYNYDCDAGGSTGLSGPIVDIAKKVAPEVDALVTGHTHNAYVCSIPDPAGHPRLVTSAASYGRLFTELNMKYDPRTDDIVRATVKGSNRVVDRTQSKAADLTQLLDYWQTLAAPVANKPVGYITKDVTRTGAVESPLGDLIADAQLAHAKSLDSRAVVALMNPGGIRADLVYAASGKEGDGVVTFGEGFAVQPFSNTVNLKNLTGAQLITVLKQQVSGSNAAAPKYLQISSGLTYTLDLTKTGADRVVEDSIRLDGKPIDPSATYRVAMNSFLADGGDGFTEFAKGTDQLVGSDDLAALVDYLTANTSAAAPYAPTAADRVTVVK; encoded by the coding sequence ATGTCGCCGACCCACTCCCGCCGCCCGGCTCCGCGAAGAGCCCTCATAGCGGCTCTCGCCACGGCCGCCACGCTGGCCACCGCCGGTGCTCTCGTCGCGGCCAACCCCGCGCTGGCCGGCTCCGACGCCAACTCGGCCCCCTTGAAGGACCTCCAGCTCCTCGCCATCAACGACTTCCACGGCAACCTGGAGCCGCCGGCCGGATCCTCCGGCCGGGTCACCGAGCGGCAGGCCGACGGCACCACGAAGGACATCGACGCCGGCGGCGTGGAGTACCTGGCGAGCAGCCTGCGCACCGCGCGCAAGGGCCACGACCGGTCGCTGACCGTCGCCGCCGGCGACATCGTCGGCGCCAGCCCGCTGCTGTCCGGCCTCTTCCACGACGAGCCGACCGTCGAGGCGATGAACAAGCTCGGCCTGGACGTCACGGGCGTGGGCAACCACGAGTTCGACGAGGGCAAGGACGAACTGCTCCGCCTCCAGAACGGCGGCTGCCACCCGGTCGACGGCTGTTACGACCAGGGACGCAAGTTCAAGGGCGCCGACTACCCGATCCTGTCGGCCAACGTGATCAACGAGAAGACCGGCAAGCCGCTTCTCAAGCCGTACGTCGTCCAGAACGTCAAGGGCGCGAAGGTCGGTTTCATCGGCGTCACCCTCAAGGGCACCCCGGACGTCGTCACGGCCGCGGGCGTCAAGGGACTGAAGTTCCTCGACGAGGCCGAGACGATCAACAAGTACACCAAGGAACTCCAGCAGCAGGGCATCCACGCGATCGTCGCGCTCGTCCACGAGGGCGGGTTCCCGGCTTCCTCGGCGTACAACTACGACTGCGACGCGGGCGGCAGCACCGGGCTGAGCGGTCCCATCGTGGACATCGCCAAGAAGGTCGCGCCGGAGGTCGACGCCCTCGTCACCGGCCACACCCACAACGCGTACGTCTGCTCCATCCCGGACCCGGCGGGCCACCCCCGCCTGGTGACCAGCGCCGCCTCCTACGGCCGGCTCTTCACCGAGCTGAACATGAAGTACGACCCGCGCACCGACGACATCGTCCGCGCCACGGTCAAGGGCTCCAACCGCGTCGTCGACCGGACCCAGTCCAAGGCGGCCGACCTGACGCAGCTGCTCGACTACTGGCAGACCCTGGCCGCGCCGGTCGCCAACAAGCCGGTCGGCTACATCACCAAGGACGTCACCCGCACCGGTGCCGTCGAGTCGCCGCTGGGCGACCTGATCGCGGACGCGCAGCTGGCGCACGCCAAGTCCCTGGACAGCCGTGCCGTCGTGGCGCTGATGAACCCGGGCGGCATCCGTGCCGACCTGGTCTACGCCGCCTCCGGCAAGGAGGGCGACGGCGTGGTGACGTTCGGCGAGGGCTTCGCGGTGCAGCCCTTCAGCAACACGGTCAACCTCAAGAACCTGACCGGCGCGCAGCTGATCACCGTACTGAAGCAGCAGGTCAGCGGCAGCAACGCCGCCGCCCCGAAGTACCTTCAGATCTCCTCCGGCCTCACCTACACCCTGGACCTGACCAAGACGGGCGCCGACCGCGTCGTCGAGGACTCCATCAGGCTGGACGGCAAGCCGATCGACCCCAGCGCCACCTACCGCGTCGCCATGAACTCCTTCCTGGCCGACGGCGGTGACGGCTTCACCGAGTTCGCCAAGGGCACCGACCAGCTCGTCGGCAGCGACGACCTGGCCGCACTGGTCGACTACCTGACGGCGAACACCTCGGCCGCCGCGCCGTACGCGCCGACCGCAGCCGACCGGGTCACCGTCGTCAAGTAA
- a CDS encoding lactate utilization protein B, whose product MSATFVGMPGSPAFPAFPRAAHDAVRDTTLRGNLRHATHTIRAKRAAAVAEMPDWAALRAAGRQIKDHTLRHLDWYLVRVEEAVTAAGGTVHWAADADEANRIVAGLVKATGESEVVKVKSMATQEIGLNEALEAAGIRAYETDLAELIVQLGHDRPSHILVPAIHRNRGEIRDIFRSEMSRWGRPAPEGLTDAPAELAEAARLHLREKFLRAKVGISGANFVVAETGTLVVVESEGNGRMCLTLPETLISVVGIEKIVPTWRDLEVFLQTLPRSSTAERMNPYTSMWTGTTDGDGPETFHLVLLDNGRTDTLADEVGRQALRCIRCSACLNVCPVYERAGGHAYGSVYPGPIGAILSPQLRGTASEIDASLPYASSLCGACYEVCPVAIDIPEVLVHLRERVVEGGPATRAGNKVLLKPAKGHAAERAAMRAARWALTRPGALRGGQRLASRTRRFHPRTLPGPGRAWTGTRDLPPVPAEPFRDWWQRTHGGPGGKDAK is encoded by the coding sequence ATGAGCGCGACGTTCGTGGGAATGCCCGGCTCCCCGGCGTTCCCCGCCTTCCCCCGGGCCGCGCACGACGCCGTGCGCGACACCACCCTGCGCGGCAATCTACGCCACGCCACCCACACCATCCGCGCCAAGCGGGCCGCGGCCGTGGCGGAGATGCCGGACTGGGCGGCGCTGCGTGCGGCGGGACGGCAGATCAAGGACCACACCCTGCGTCATCTGGACTGGTATCTGGTGCGGGTGGAGGAGGCGGTCACCGCCGCGGGCGGCACCGTCCACTGGGCCGCCGACGCCGACGAGGCCAACCGGATCGTGGCCGGACTGGTCAAGGCCACGGGCGAGAGCGAGGTCGTCAAGGTCAAGTCGATGGCCACCCAGGAGATCGGCCTCAACGAGGCCCTCGAGGCCGCGGGCATCCGGGCCTACGAGACCGATCTCGCCGAGCTGATCGTGCAGTTGGGCCACGACCGGCCCTCGCACATCCTCGTGCCCGCGATCCACCGCAACCGCGGCGAGATCCGGGACATCTTCCGCTCCGAGATGAGCCGGTGGGGCCGCCCGGCCCCCGAGGGCCTCACCGACGCGCCCGCCGAACTCGCCGAGGCCGCGCGGCTGCACCTGCGGGAGAAGTTCCTGCGCGCCAAGGTCGGCATCTCCGGAGCCAACTTCGTCGTCGCCGAGACGGGCACGCTGGTGGTGGTGGAGTCCGAGGGGAACGGGCGGATGTGCCTGACCCTGCCCGAGACGCTGATCTCGGTCGTCGGCATCGAGAAGATCGTGCCCACCTGGCGCGACCTGGAAGTCTTCCTCCAGACGCTCCCCCGATCCTCGACGGCCGAGCGGATGAACCCGTACACGTCCATGTGGACCGGCACCACCGACGGCGACGGGCCCGAGACGTTCCACCTGGTGCTGCTGGACAACGGCCGCACCGACACCCTCGCCGACGAGGTCGGCCGCCAGGCCCTGCGCTGCATCCGCTGCTCGGCCTGCCTGAACGTCTGCCCGGTCTACGAGCGGGCCGGCGGACACGCCTACGGCTCGGTCTACCCCGGCCCGATCGGCGCCATCCTCAGCCCCCAACTGCGCGGCACGGCAAGCGAGATCGACGCCTCCCTGCCGTACGCGTCCTCACTGTGCGGCGCCTGCTACGAGGTGTGCCCGGTGGCCATCGACATCCCCGAGGTGCTGGTCCACCTGCGCGAACGTGTCGTCGAGGGGGGCCCGGCCACGCGCGCGGGCAACAAGGTGCTCCTCAAACCGGCCAAGGGGCACGCCGCCGAGCGCGCGGCCATGCGCGCGGCCCGCTGGGCCCTGACCCGCCCCGGCGCGCTGCGCGGCGGCCAGCGGCTCGCCTCCCGCACCCGCCGCTTCCACCCCCGCACCCTGCCCGGCCCCGGCCGGGCCTGGACCGGCACCCGCGATCTGCCGCCGGTGCCGGCGGAGCCGTTCCGCGACTGGTGGCAGCGCACGCACGGCGGACCCGGCGGAAAGGACGCGAAGTGA
- a CDS encoding (Fe-S)-binding protein — MRVALFLTCVNDTLYPDTGRAVVKLLTRLGVEVDFPMAQTCCGQAHYNTGYRHEAEPLARRFADVFRDYEAVVTPSGSCGAMVRELYPRMGARARAEERGGGLAATLAPVVPRTYELTEFLVDVLGVTDVGAYYPHTVTYHPTCHGLRSLGLGDRPLRLLRAVKGLELLELPGAEECCGFGGTFAVKNPDVSAAMGADKVRNAESTGAEVLCAGDNSCLMHIGGTMARLGTGMRPVHIAEILAGTEEEAAA, encoded by the coding sequence ATGCGTGTCGCTCTGTTCCTGACCTGCGTCAACGACACGCTCTATCCGGACACCGGGCGCGCGGTGGTGAAACTCCTGACCAGACTGGGCGTGGAGGTGGACTTCCCCATGGCCCAGACTTGCTGCGGACAGGCGCACTACAACACCGGGTACCGGCATGAGGCCGAGCCGCTGGCCCGGCGTTTCGCCGATGTCTTCCGGGACTACGAGGCGGTCGTGACCCCGTCCGGTTCCTGCGGTGCGATGGTGCGGGAGCTGTATCCGCGCATGGGCGCGCGGGCACGGGCGGAGGAGCGCGGGGGCGGGCTCGCGGCCACCCTGGCCCCGGTGGTGCCCAGGACGTACGAACTGACGGAGTTCCTGGTGGACGTGCTCGGGGTGACGGACGTGGGCGCGTACTACCCGCACACGGTGACCTATCACCCGACCTGCCACGGGCTGCGCAGCCTGGGCCTGGGCGACCGTCCGCTGCGGCTGCTGCGCGCGGTGAAGGGGCTGGAACTGCTGGAGCTGCCGGGGGCCGAGGAGTGCTGCGGTTTCGGCGGCACCTTCGCGGTGAAGAACCCCGACGTCTCGGCGGCGATGGGCGCCGACAAGGTGCGCAACGCCGAGTCGACGGGCGCGGAGGTGCTGTGCGCGGGCGACAACTCGTGCCTGATGCACATCGGCGGCACGATGGCCCGCCTCGGGACAGGCATGCGGCCGGTGCACATCGCGGAGATCCTGGCCGGCACGGAGGAGGAGGCCGCGGCATGA